One part of the Musa acuminata AAA Group cultivar baxijiao chromosome BXJ1-5, Cavendish_Baxijiao_AAA, whole genome shotgun sequence genome encodes these proteins:
- the LOC103985293 gene encoding type III polyketide synthase B — translation MGSFGGAESFSIKRGKATNILALGKAFPKQLVMQDLLVDGYFRNTNCTDPDLKKKLTRLCKTTTVKTRYLVMCDEILENHPELARDGQPTLRQRLEISHEAVTEMAIEASRSCVKAWGRPFAAITHLVYVSSSEARFPSGDLHLARALRLNPSVSRVMISFAGCSGGVAGLRVAKDIAENNPGSRVLLATSETTIVGFRPPNPHRPYDLVGAALFGDGAGAVVLGTDPIPGTETPMFELSSAIQQYLPDTDKTIQGELTEEGISFFLGRELPLVIEDHVEAFCKKLAMEGARGESHDVNYNDMFWAMHPGGPAILNKVESKLRLCPDKLNASRQALRDYGNASSNTIIYVLENIIEESRKKKESGESDCEWGLILAFGPGITFEGILARNLMV, via the exons ATGGGGAGCTTTGGAGGTGCCGAATCCTTTAGCATCAAGCGAGGGAAAGCCACCAATATTCTTGCTCTTGGAAAAGCCTTCCCTAAGCAACTAGTGATGCAGGATCTCCTCGTCGACGGCTACTTCAGGAACACTAACTGCACTGATCCTGATCTCAAGAAGAAGCTCACTCGACTTT GCAAGACAACTACAGTCAAAACAAGGTACCTGGTGATGTGCGACGAGATTCTCGAGAACCACCCTGAGCTAGCAAGAGATGGCCAGCCCACGCTGAGGCAGCGGCTGGAGATCTCCCACGAAGCAGTCACCGAGATGGCTATCGAAGCCTCGCGATCCTGCGTGAAGGCATGGGGGAGGCCGTTCGCCGCCATCACCCACCTCGTCTACGTCTCCTCCAGCGAAGCTCGCTTCCCCTCGGGCGACCTCCACCTCGCCCGTGCCCTCCGTCTCAATCCCTCTGTCTCCCGTGTCATGATCTCCTTCGCTGGATGCTCCGGGGGCGTCGCTGGACTCCGCGTTGCCAAGGACATCGCGGAAAACAACCCAGGAAGCCGAGTGCTGCTCGCCACCTCCGAGACTACCATCGTCGGTTTCCGACCGCCGAACCCTCACCGTCCTTATGATCTCGTCGGCGCCGCACTCTTCGGAGATGGAGCAGGGGCCGTTGTCCTTGGTACAGATCCCATTCCTGGCACGGAGACCCCCATGTTTGAGCTGAGCTCAGCCATCCAGCAGTACTTACCAGACACCGACAAGACCATCCAGGGTGAGCTCACCGAGGAAGGGATCAGCTTTTTTCTGGGGAGGGAGCTGCCGCTGGTTATAGAGGATCATGTCGAGGCGTTCTGCAAGAAGCTGGCGATGGAAGGTGCAAGAGGAGAGAGCCATGACGTTAACTATAACGACATGTTCTGGGCAATGCATCCTGGGGGACCTGCAATACTGAACAAGGTGGAGAGCAAGCTGCGGTTGTGTCCTGACAAGCTCAACGCAAGTAGGCAGGCACTGAGAGACTACGGGAACGCCAGTAGCAACACAATCATATATGTCCTCGAGAACATCATTGAGGAGagcaggaagaagaaggagagcggGGAAAGCGACTGTGAATGGGGTCTGATACTGGCTTTTGGCCCTGGTATTACATTCGAGGGAATCCTAGCAAGGAACCTGATGGTCTGA
- the LOC103985286 gene encoding L10-interacting MYB domain-containing protein — MADFTGSDFQGEENDTDIVDEGGFNVSVWPDEIEERFIYIMEAEVNKGNRTSTTFSKPAWRAIEETLNTQTKRNYTYTQLRNKFNQLRTRQKDFANLMKETGVRWNPVTDSVSATDEVWERLYKVYKSAKRFRKKGCPLFNKLCVIYGDTTASDFCQHISNNNPLDTDDREEIDGMSLEASFNEQSGGTGVLSAVPIRSQSFNPSSSRRGKRNSFSTLQTSSLTSPGENSKKKSDTTERKMTVTPSPSKSTSETGSTIKKLIVESMQALNALEGIDGVAYSKAVERFHEDYMWMELFLQMTEDRKKDWVLNIK; from the exons ATGGCTGATTTTACTGGAAGCGATTTTCAAGGGGAGGAGAATGATACTGATATAGTTGATGAGGGTGGTTTCAATGTTAGTGTGTGGCCAGATGAGATCGAAGAAAGGTTCATCTACATCATGGAGGCAGAAGTTAACAAAGGCAATAGAACATCAACAACTTTTTCAAAGCCTGCATGGCGTGCCATTGAGGAAACTCTCAACACACAAACAAAAAGGAACTACACTTACACACAACTCAGAAATAAGTTCAACCAACTAAGAACCCGACAAAAGGACTTTGCTAACCTAATGAAGGAGACAGGGGTTCGCTGGAACCCAGTGACAGACTCTGTTTCTGCGACAGATGAGGTGTGGGAACGCCTGTATAAG GTGTACAAGTCTGCAAAGAGATTCCGTAAGAAGGGATGCCCTTTGTTTAACAAATTGTGTGTGATTTATGGAGACACAACGGCATCCgatttctgtcaacatatttcgaACAATAATCCCCTGGACACTGATGATAGAGAGGAGATTGATGGGATGAGCTTAGAGGCATCATTTAATGAGCAATCTGGTGGTACAGGTGTGCTGTCTGCAGTTCCCATACGAAGCCAATCTTTCAACCCATCAAGCTCTCGTCGGGGAAAAAGAAATAGTTTTTCCACTCTCCAGACTAGTAGTTTGACTTCTCCAGGTgaaaattcaaagaaaaagtctgaTACAACTGAGAGAAAAATGACAGTTACTCCCTCACCATCAAAGTCAACTTCTGAGACTGGATCCACTATCAAGAAACTTATTGTAGAAAGCATGCAAGCACTGAATGCCCTAGAGGGCATAGATGGAGTAGCATACTCCAAGGCAGTTGAGCGGTTTCATGAAGATTATATGTGGATGGAGCTATTTCTGCAGATGACAGAGGATAGGAAAAAAGATTGGgtgttaaatataaaataa